From the genome of Palaemon carinicauda isolate YSFRI2023 chromosome 36, ASM3689809v2, whole genome shotgun sequence:
ttctacctcccttagaggacttgccgcgtctcttgtctttcggctgaaaggaccgcggcttagacacgcttgccttagctgccggagcctgcttaggtgttctgcgaggctgctgttgacgttgttgtggaggggctggaggtttatagggccgagatgtcagggccctttggaggagagagtcctggttcgacctcctccacctctcagccgactgctccatgtcacgaggctccagtaactcccctccaaaaatagaggagtgtctgagcctgttgacgtctgcggtggggaccttcggatggaacctctcggacactgaatcgcgtcttttgaggatcaagttagcccataggttagtgacctggtgagctagaaactcaatagagcgagtgcccgagaggaggaaggtctccaaggccttcctattgctctccttggacagatcctcagatcgcaataggatgcccaaagacccaagccagagatcaagccacgaagttgcctgcatggcactcttagcgactttctccaggttttgggtctctgacgccgcaaacgtcacctgtcgggtcgagagcttctcgaaagaagttcccttagctagttcctccacagaatgatggagtggaagagacatgcaagactccccgtcgatctcgaaatacctcctctgttggactagaggaggagggaggagtctaaacccggcagaagaacgtcctgaggaggccagaccggagagctgagctttgactttgtccctggcgcctttcacccctttagaccagggcaaagctgcactagtcttggggggcttctggacaccaaagacctcgtcaagcacggtgtctttcccctcacgaggggctatctccgggtccttgattttgttgagctccctcatcaaaccaaggacctgccagaacgcgtgttctgactcgctgtgttctccttttggtggactggcagctaagtctcccatccccaagaggtgttcttggggagaaacgtggacgtcctccctaggaattgctggttcttgacgaatcttcgacgaagatttcggaacagtcttggtgtccttcgattccctcctggaagGAAAATAGGACTCCAACACCGACACCCGAGGAGGAACCTCTTCCCGTGCGACCTCTCCCCTATCCGGAGAAAattccccccttggtgccaaggaagaattctccgagtcagaggagtcccccgaggacgagataaactcatctacaggagggggtggagctgcagaggttggagaaggtGAAGGGGTCCGCCTGAcggggttcctggagaccagcttttcctGGGGAGGAGTtaccacgaagcccactcctttccttttcttcaacggtggagaacccatCCCAGGGTCCCGCCtctgatcagtgctggaaggcttgatagcctggaccacagccttgatcatgtggcggaaccaaggtagacgggtaactgacgctgtgtcagcaatccccgctggagaaaaggggatctcgcgacccttaggagtggtCACCACgaggccttcctgaaaagaaaaagactgcctagacctctctgctgaTTTTCCTTGTTCTGCCGTTATCCTCCTCTTGtgcggaggtgaatcctgggaacgcctcccaggaggagcATCCTGCCGAGGATCCTTGCGGTCCGAATGACCCACCGTAGGTGAGCGACCTGTAGGCGAGCGACCTGTAGGCGAGCGTTCACGCGAAGGGGAAAGGTGGTCATAGGGccgcgagtgatggcgcgcatgcGCAGGTGCATGCATGTAGGAGCgcgcaggtgaatggcgcgcaggagaatggcgcgcaggagggtatgcacgagatcgatcaggagagcgtgcatatgaatGCGCAGGAGAAAACTCCACAGAAGGAGCTGGCGAGCGGCCGCGCGACCTCTTGGGggagcgctggtgatggtgggagggagaaagatgtctcctagaagacttagTCTCCCTCAACTGGTAGCGCGCAGATCTGTCGGCGATCGGGGCGCATGtaggagaggccccttctttaccgcccgcaggacccacagcgtgttggcgtgaagggcgagctgaaggagatcgtgggcgtgagtgcgccaaacttaagaggcgctcagaaATCGAAGGGCGCACAGGGGCAACTGGAAGCGCAAGAATCGACGTGCGAGACAAGGGCGAACCCTTGCGAACGTCTGAGTCCGAAGATCtggagggcgctggcgagcgtgggcgcacagggcgtgcaacaggcacaggcactagtgagtgcttgcgcgcgcgcacaggcgagtgatggtgagcagcgcgcccatcaggaagttgttgcttctcagggtgagggtgccctaaggagagctggcgagcagtggagctctggcgagaaggagatcgctggcgcgttggaagtcGTTGCcccttctctggatgtccaggagagagctggcgcgcgagagagcgctggtgcgcaggagatcgctggagcgttggGGAGCGCTGGttcttcacaggctgaagagcgcgcccagaaagacgctggcgagaaggagatcgctggcgcgttggtgagcattgACCATCCTCAAGATGAAGAGCTCGCCCAGgggcgtgctggcgagcaggagagcgccggcgcacaggagatcgctggcgcgttggagagcgctggcgcacaggagatcgctggcgcgttggagagcgctggcgcacaggagatcgctggcgcgttggagagtgctggcgcacaggagatcgctggcgcgttggagagcgctggtgaacaggagatcgctggcgcgttggagagcgctggcgaacaggagatcgctggcgaacaggtgatggTTGAAGAGACGAAGATCTGCGCTCAACTGCACGCAAGAGCGCAGGTGCGCGCACAatggccagggacttaaccccagagtccttttcccccgaaggagacggtgcctgtaggattacaggtgacggcagcacagaagacttggcaggagaaggggatcgtgaacgatccgcagagaggtcaagagatgttgcaggtatgaccttctcctgacgaggaagttcctccgcaggtggaggagaaggagacccaaagaggcgcctcttcaccccttgatagggagaagggagccccctctctcgcagaggcctacgggccttacgacgaatgcgacccctgggtaaggagtcagggtcatcggtccttcgaagaggggtctctgaaagcgcgctaccccgagggggagacgagctcgcaggagagaccggaggccccacccttccctccgaaggctgtgcggaagggagagatgggacttcagcaacatccgaggcagcaggatcaagggttagacttgccacgtcagaaggggcagacaacacagtatcgacaatgtccgaaggaaaaacctccggcattaccggtgactgtttgactgcagcccccagctgcaacaagtcaaacaggccttccttggagggagtgcccttaagccccaaggaagtccaaagctgaaacaaaccatgattagaaacagtgcagtcgaattcatcaaaatataataaatcctcccccgggggaggagagggaacaacctcgctaagggaggccacgccctctccaccaccacgaggttggcaaaaaccactaggacctgcaatctcactcggcggtttcacaggtgaagccggacgagggagaccttcggaggaggttcgggcggcgcaaggagaaaccctagagacctccttcttcaaagtcaccttcgaaggagatcggtctctcttgggcttcttcttgcgtctacggccgaacttctcccactgggaggcaggccactccctgcactcactgcacacattctccctgtcacaccgttgacctcggcaaagggggcaaagggcgtgagggtccgtCTCCAAAGAGGACATAAACGTCCCACATGAACGCTTAGGaactccagggcaagtacgcatcgtagagtcgaggccaacttcacacacactagataaagagaaagcagaatttaaaggctgtcaagcgagggtgagagcagagacgtctgatcatcacccgagccaaaagtgaattgagctattcacagtgtgtgaggggggaaggggtagctagctaccccttccctaccccctgctaattagcaagggggtagttaaccctcgtttaattttaatggctcgtcattcagctccgccaaatgttaccccatggaaatagcaatggtttgtattgggttacggaacaattaacttTTAAACAAGTAAAGAAAGTTAGGTCTTCACGAGTCGTCAACGATGGCGCACGAGAGGAACTTGATACTTAGAACGTTTGTTTACATTCTGGTCGGGTGACGTAGACATCCCGTGACGTCATATCACGTGACTATTTGGCGTCCGCTGATTGGCTAAGAGGGCTCTCGCAGGGACTAAGTAGAAAATAGTCTTATTAATTTGtattaatgatgaaaaaaattgGCTAGATATTATTGACTGATCACGTAAAGACTTGTGTGATGAGTTCTTTCCGACAGAAtattatggaatatttatttcaaatagtaAAGTAAATTTTGCGGCTCAGCAAAACTGAGTTTTCATAAAATGTTATAAGAAATAGATGATAtactgtacggtatatatatatatatatatatatatatatatatatatatatatatatatatatatatatatatataggtgccggtttagtatgtggcctacctggcttgttaggttaggttaggttaagtaaggtaaggttaggttaggccacatactataacataGAATTTCGTTGGCCATACTCGAAAggaaggccacatactaaaccggcacataaatatatatatatatatatatatatatatataatatatatatatatatatatgtatgtatgtatgtatatactgtatatatatgtatgtatatactgtatatgtatgtatgtatatatatatatatatatatatatatatatattatatatatggatatgtgtgtatatacacatatacatttacacacatacatatatattctaaatatagatatatatatatatatatatatatatatatatatatatatatatatatatatatacacatgtgcatatatacatacacatttacacacatgagtgtatatgtacataaatatttacacacacatacacacaatcatatatatgtatgtatgtatatatgtatacagatatatatatatatatatatatatatatatatatatatatatatatatacatatgataaatatttgcacatttagacgtgtttttcatattcaaataagccctatatatttttgctacattaatgtctggattctcttaacgacctcgggatcagagccccaggcgaaatcacacaaaggcaagagcttgtgaccagccgggaatcggaccctggtccggcaaacttgtagagacagtgactaaaccacttggcctcgtggtttagtcactgaacctacaagtttgccggaccagggttcgatttccggctggtcacaagctcttgcctttgtgtgatttcgcctggggctctgatctcgaggtcgttaagaaaatccagacattaatgtagcaaaaacatatggcttatttgaatatatatacacacacacacacacacacacacatatatatatatatatatatactgtatatatatatatatatatatatatatactgtatatatagatatatatatatatatatatatatatatatatatatatatgcatatatgcatatatatatacgcatataaataaatatatatatatatatatatatatatatatatatatatatatatatatatatgtatgtatatataaatatatatatatatacatatatatatatatatatatatatataaaatggtggtTCAATCTCTTAAACCATTTATGAACGTATTCAAGTAACTGACAGAAAAAGACACATGACATAAAATCCCCAGGAGAACTTTGTTTACAAACCTCCACGGATCTCAGAGAAACATACTAGACAGCGCATTGAATTTCAAACTTCCAATAATCTGGATGTCAACGCTTAgagggcaaaggacagtggcatcgTCCACACCCTTAATCATTCAGATCCCCTGGCGCCTGAGCAAGATTCTCCACCTATAATGCGAAGACTAAGACAGGCTCTTCCAACCAATTACAGATTCTGAGGCTTTGGCCTGACCTCGTAATTGTGGGCTTCTGGAGCAGTGTCGTCGATGATAGGGAAGGGTGAAGATGGATTTGCTGATTCCGTAATTGTTATGTGATTCAGAGGGATTGTGTAGCACCCGATGTACTGTTTCGGTGAttggttgagtctctctctctctctctctctctctctgtatacgtatacacacacacacacacgcacacacacacacacacacacacacacacatatatatatatatatatatatatatatatatatatatatatatatatacatatatttatatgtgcatacacatacactatgtatacacacacacgcacactcatatatatatatatatatatatatatatatatatatatgcatgagtgtgttcgtgtgtgcgtgtgtgtgtagaaatcacgaaatctGACACGTAATAAGCATAAAATCTGTAATAAGGCCACGGAAGGAGAAGTTAAAAGACCCGATTGGACATAGTACTTATGCCCTATCAGTGACAAcgacggactcacaatgagaataaatctacaaagacatcgtatttatatagATGTCcgatcccattctcctgtataaataaaaTTTCTATGTAAGTGAATTCTCATTAAGTCCGTCGATGTCACTGTGAGGgcaaaagtactaactctaatctaGTCTTTTCATTGTTCCTGTCGTGGccttaatacatacacatatacacacacatatatatgtatgtatatatacagtatatatatatatatatatatatatatatatatatatatatatatatatttatatgtatatatatatatgtatatatatatatatatatatatatatatatatatatatttatataggtagtaggatggccagggcaccagccacccgttgagatactaccgctagagagttatggggttacTTGACTGATCAgaaagcactacattggatccttctctctgtggttacggttcattctccctttgcctacacacgcacaccgaatagtctggcctattctttacatattcttctctgttctcatacacctaacaacactgagattaccaaacaattcttcttcacacgacgggttaactactgcaatgtaattgttttagtggtcactttcctcttggtaagggtagaagagactctttagctatggtaagcagctcttctaggagtaggagaCTCCAAAAGcaaaaaattgttctctagtcttgggtactgctatagcctctgtaccatggtcttccattgtctaagggtagagttctcttgcgtgagggtacactcagatgcAGTATTCTATCAtatatctcttcttcttgttttgttaaagtttttataatttatataggaaatatttatcttaatgttactgttcttaaaatactttatctttccttgattcttttcctcactgggtttttttaccccgttggagcccctgggcttatatcattctgctcttccaactagggttgtagcttagcaattaatatacacacacattatatatatatacatatatatatatatatatatatatatatatatatatatatatatatatatatatatatatgtatatatgtatatacatatataaaatatatatatatatatatatatatatatatatacacacatttatatacatacataaaacctaCGTATACAACTGTAtgaatactaaaatatatatatgaaaacaaatatacacaaatgtattgTTTATAGTATACACTCTGTACTATTCCCAACAATATTCACACTATTACCGACAACTAGTCAAAATATTCAATTTAACCAGGAACTATTTTTTTCACCAGAcagaataaaaaaagggggggggagggaggggaacAGTCAGGACAGAAGTGAAAAATTGGAAAGTCATTAAATTTTGGTCGAAACATCCGGTCGCATTTTAACAGTCCCCAGAACATTTCTCAACGAGGTCGTTAGCGCTCGTTAGGTGGACTAATTAACACGGTAAAGCAGCTCTCTAATTAATCCTTATTTTGTTAACTCGAACCGAAGAAAGTTTATTACATCAAGTGGGGAAGTTTAGGAGTAGAATTCAGGAGTCATTTCAATCGTTAGCTTAGTCTCATTgtcttctttttttaattatttaatttggtGTAATTCCTAATTCTTGGTCCATTACATGGTGTAATTTGAAAGGCTTTGTCTCTATCTGGTGACAGGGAGAATTTGAAACATGTTTCTTTTATTCTCTAAATTGGTTGACTTTCGTGGACAGAGGTTTCGAGTACGTAAGTAATTCAAGTcgtagacttttttttattttttatatttataggaAAAGTCAAAAGAAAGGAGGTTCCCTAAACATAGGCCTAGAGTGATGTAGAGATAGTAGAacataagaaaagaataaaaaaaaaaaagattaatatgaaAATTGGGAGAGTAGTGAATACATACAAtatgaaaatacttttaaaaatattaagatttgtatttgattaagtaactaaaaattcaaattttatttttgttcttggtTCTTACAAGAATAATCAGTGTGAAAGGTGGTTTGGACGACATAGAAAAGAACAaaagaataatgaagaaaaaaattggaaTGAGAAAATTAGGAGCAGAGTGAAGGAATTAAATTATTATAGAAATagttttaaaaacattataatttgcatctgaaaaaaaaactaaaaattaaaactttataaGATAtgtgtatagttgtgattccacaaggaaataatgaatcaaaagaaagaaaaactaaacatttacacacacacacatatatatatatacatatatatatatatatatatatatatatatatatatatatatatatatatgtatgtatgtatatatatatgtgtgtatgtataaatatatatatatatatatatatatatatatgtatatatatatatatatatatatatatatatgtaaacaaatatatatatatatatatatatatatatatgtatatatatagattaaagaaCCATATAAAAATGTCGACGCTATATACTGTAACACTTACATCGAAAGTACAGATTCTATATAACATCAATATATCGAAAACAAAGCATAGGCTACATATAACCCATACCTAGAAAACAAAGTCTTGCGTACATAAAGATTACATAGCCAATATGGCCTAATCTACATAATTTTATTCGCtttatttcatattcaatattttaaGATATAAGTATGTGAAAGACATTGAAAAtcgcttttattatatattatatacatgttaaATACTTATtctgtttatatactatatatatacatatatatacatatatatgtatatatatgcatatatatacatatatacatgtatatatatgcatatatatacatatatatatatatttatatatatatatatatatgtatatatatgcatatgcacatatgattttatacatatgaattatgacggtatacgaatatatatatatatatatatatatatatatatatttaaattctatataaacatgaatttatatatatatatatatatacatatatatatatatatatatatatatatatatatatatatatatatatatatatatacaggtacacacACAGTCATATGCATGTTTTTTGTGACCCCAAAAGcttaatttttaaatgaaaaaaaaaatctgtaatttcaTTCTATATTTCCATATAAAATCTTCTGTGGTACAGGAATTCCTAGTAcaactcgctctgaagaagtgcacccagtcacagCCTTACCGCGTGGCGAGTTCCTGCGTAGAGCCCCGCCCACTGCATCTATCATATCTTCGTACGTTATTCATTTGGTTACTCGCtacgaagtaagggtgtggcaaGGTGTGTCTTCCTTTAGTTGTTTTTTTTGCTGAGATGTTACATGGATTAGGCTACACCAAAATGCCCAAATATTTCGGTATAATAAATTTTGATTAGAAAGAACCAAATCATTATGAATAGCTCGTGGCTTTGTTAAAATTAttctttacattaaaaaaaaagaaacatatatacatatactgtagatatcatatactgtatccacacacaaacacacagacacacacacacacacacacacacacatatatatatatatatatatatatatatatatatatatatatatatatatatatgggaagctAAAATTCGGTCCCTTCAGAGCCCCGAGAATGCAGAAAATAGAGATTTAGAGACAGAGAGGAAGAGAAGCCTTAAGAGTGatgagaagaaaaaagagaaaagctTTCAACAAAGAGCTAGAAGAGATTGATAAAGACAGAAAGGAGGAACGAATACGACGGCATCATGAAGGTATACAGAGAATAAGAAAGGTATACCAAGCAAGACTAAACATGGGTAAGGAAGAAAATGGGAGTAATATTAACAAATGAAAATAGGGTAATGGAAAGATAGAGGACATATTTTGAGGAATTCTTAAATTGCCCAGGACCTGACAACCCAATAGAACCAGTAATCTTCTTTGGtcctaaattagaaataaaaattccGATGATGATATGAGAAGTACAATTAAAaggttaaagaataataaaatcCCAGGAATAGACAATATTCCAGCTGAAATATGGAACTATTGTGGGGATATCCTGGAGGAAAAGCTGCATGACCTCATAACAATAATATGAAGGGAGGAAATAACACAAGATAGATGGGAGGGAGGGATAATGATACAACTACATAAGGTGGACAAACTAATATGTAGTTATTATAGAGGAATAAATTCACTTGTTACTGCTTACAAGATTTCGACCATCattatacatgaaaaaataagatCACATGAAGAGAACATTATTGTTGAGTATCAAGCTGGTTTTAGGAAGGGAAGGTCAACAACAGATCAGCTTTTCACGATACGGCAGATCACTAAAAATTTCTGAGACTCAAGCCTGCTACCGAAATACGAAAAGCTATCATCACCAATAGATATAAAGATCGGGCTAAAGCAGGGATGTATATTGTTACCCTTGTAGTTCAATATCATGATGAAAAAGGGGCAAGAACGATCACAAGCAGACCAGAGGGGATAAAATATAGGGAAGTGACCGTTAACTGCCTAGGGTATGCAAATGATATAGATATAGTGATGGAAGATCTGAGAGATACGGAAAGATTAACCAATATCTTCAGATGAACGGCAGAGAGAATAGGGCTAGAAATAAATCAAGACAAAACAAGAGTCATGGAAATAGCTAAAAGACAAGAGATGGATGGAAACGTCAACATCAATGGAATGGAAATTGAAGTGGTAGAAGGCTTTAAATATTTGGCAATGAAAATAGCTAGAGATGGAAATATGAAAGcggaaataaatgaaagaattggAGATGCAAACAGATGTATCTATAGTTTGATAATACTTCTCGCAAGAAGATcaatatcagaaaagacaaaattgGGAGTGTATGATACAATAATACAGCCCATTCTGGTCTATGGATGTGAAGCATGGTCATTGAcagatgagcaaaaaaaaaaaaaaaaaaaaaaaaaaagtttttcagaaTAAAGTATTAAGAGCCATAGTGGTACCGATATAAGACCAAAAAAAGACACGAATGGAGGAGGAGACATAACTGGGAGTTGAGAGAGCTGACAAAACAACCACATGTAAGTCGatttgttaagggaagaagaataCAATGGGCAGGGCATGTTGCCAGAATGGAGGAGGAAAGAATGCCAAGAAGGGTCGATTTGTTAAGGCAAGAAGAATGCAATGGGCAGGGCATGCAGCCAGAATGGAGGAGGAAAGAATGCCAAGAAGGGTCGATTTGTTAAGGCAAGAAGAATGCAATGGGCAGGGCATGCAGCCAGAATGGAGGAGGAAAGAATGCCAAGAAGGGTCGATTTGTTAAGGCAAGAAGAATGCAATGGGCAGGGCATGCTGCAAGAATGGAGGAGGAAAGAATGCCAAGAAGGGTTGATTTGTTAAGGCAAGAAGAATGCAATGGGCAGGGCATGCTGCAAGAATGGAGGAGGAAAGAATGCCAAGAAGGGTCGATTTGGTAAGACAAGAAGAATGCAATGGGCAGGGCATGCTGCAAGAATGGAGGAGGAAAGAATGCCAAGAAGGGTCGATTTGGTAAGACAAGAAGAATGCAATGGGCAGGGCATGCTGCAAGAATGAAGGAGGAAAGTATGCCAAGAAGGGTCTTCTTGGCACATGTAGATGAACCAACGTAGACCCCCTGGAcgaccaagaaaagattggaggagGTGTTTAGAGAAGGATTTACAGCAGGAGGTTTTGAACCCGAGAGATAGGATGACTGTGGCACAGGACAGAAGAGATTGGAATAATCTATCAAGAGTAGTCATGGGTCAACAAGTAGCCCCAAGACCAGTGGAGtaagagtaagtatatatatatatataatatatatatatatatatatatatatatatatatatatatatatatatacagtatatatatagatatatacatatatatatatatatatatatatatatatatatacatatatatatatatatatatatatatgtgtgtgtgtgtgtacatatatatgcatataaatatatatatatatatatatatatatatatatatatatatatatatataatgtatatatctatatatataagtatatatacatatatataaataaatacatacatatatatataatatatatatatatatatatatatatatatatatcgatatatatgtatataaatatatatgaaatgtatatatacatatatataaatatttatatatagacatatatttatatatatatatatgtatatatatatataaaatatatatgaaaagtatacagtatatacatatatatatatatatatatatatatatatatatatagaaacacgtttaaatgtgcaaaaaatttatcattaatcgaatgccaagtcccaaacctaccaattagctacgatggtgaagatgggttgatttcaattctaagtacagaaaacctgaatttgacaggtatatgtatagaagaattgtcattgacttttatctttcttcgtggcggaatggtatggtcactggcatacagatatcctggcgagggttcaaatccccgccggtccgatatcatagtctttgggcggttccgccttgggctcagatcccgaggtcgttaagagaatccagactttaatgtatcaatatatatggcttatttgaaatatgagagaaacacgtttaaatgtgcaaaaaatttatcatatatatatgtatatatacacatatactatagttaaatttcatatatatccaGTGcggatatatataaaaatcttctgATGTAAGTAAAATGTacaaagaaaagaaatatgaaCTCTTGTTTATACCGAAAACTTTAAAACCCAAAAATGATTCTCTAGATTTTTTCTGAACATGCACCAAAATTCGAATAAACCGAAACCGGTTAACCGTCACTTCTAGTAGTCTCTGAAATTAACAAAACAAAGAACTATCGCATCAATCATGAC
Proteins encoded in this window:
- the LOC137628670 gene encoding uncharacterized protein translates to MHAPAHARHHSRPYDHLSPSRERSPTGRSPTGRSPTVGHSDRKDPRQDAPPGRRSQDSPPHKRRITAEQGKSAERSRQSFSFQEGLVVTTPKGREIPFSPAGIADTASVTRLPWFRHMIKAVVQAIKPSSTDQRRDPGMGSPPLKKRKGVGFVVTPPQEKLVSRNPVRRTPSPSPTSAAPPPPVDEFISSSGDSSDSENSSLAPRGEFSPDRGEVAREEVPPRVSVLESYFPSRRESKDTKTVPKSSSKIRQEPSPHSQEIRHKSPELPSCHFSKSPELPSCHFSKSPELPSCHFSKSPELPSCHFSKSPELPLCHSSMSPKLPLCHSSMAIELPLCYSSKSPKLLLCHSSKSPELPLCHSSKSPELPLCHSSKSPELPLCHSSKSIELPLCQVSRIIFVSFF